In uncultured Methanobacterium sp., a genomic segment contains:
- a CDS encoding SRPBCC family protein → MKKAKIISEPGKQEIIIIREFDAPRELVFKAFTDPELYVKWLGPRDLTMTLETFEPKNGGSWRYIQKDPEGNEFAFHGVNHEVTAPEKVISTFEFEGLPETGHVLLDTTKFEKIAGNRTKLTSQSLFQSIEDRDGMIQSGMEYGINDSYERLDELLKTMQK, encoded by the coding sequence ATGAAAAAGGCCAAAATTATAAGCGAACCTGGAAAGCAAGAGATAATTATTATACGTGAGTTTGATGCTCCGCGGGAGCTTGTTTTTAAAGCATTCACAGACCCCGAGCTTTATGTGAAATGGCTTGGACCCAGAGATCTCACAATGACTCTAGAAACATTTGAACCAAAAAACGGTGGTTCCTGGAGGTATATTCAAAAAGATCCAGAAGGTAATGAGTTTGCATTCCATGGGGTGAATCACGAAGTCACCGCACCTGAGAAGGTCATCAGCACATTTGAATTTGAAGGACTCCCTGAAACAGGGCATGTGCTCCTTGATACAACAAAATTTGAAAAAATCGCAGGTAACAGGACAAAACTAACATCTCAATCGCTTTTTCAATCAATCGAGGACCGTGACGGGATGATCCAGTCAGGAATGGAATATGGGATCAATGACTCCTACGAACGTCTCGATGAACTGTTAAAAACAATGCAAAAATAG
- a CDS encoding VOC family protein, translating into MQKITPFLWFDGKAEEAANFYTSIFENSEVTNIMHYGKGGPAPEGSVMSVAFQLEGQEFYALNGGPQYTFTPAISFFVKCETQEEVDELWEKLSEGGEEQGPGWVKDKYNLSWQIVPTVLEEFMNDPDPEKSQRVMQALMQMNKLDIKKLKQAHNEQ; encoded by the coding sequence ATGCAAAAAATAACCCCATTTTTGTGGTTTGATGGCAAAGCTGAGGAAGCAGCTAATTTTTATACATCTATCTTTGAAAATTCGGAAGTTACGAACATTATGCACTATGGAAAGGGAGGGCCTGCACCAGAGGGGAGTGTAATGTCCGTGGCATTCCAGCTTGAAGGACAGGAATTTTATGCACTAAACGGGGGCCCACAATACACATTCACCCCAGCCATATCCTTTTTCGTTAAATGTGAAACACAAGAAGAGGTAGATGAGTTATGGGAAAAACTATCTGAAGGGGGAGAAGAACAAGGACCAGGATGGGTTAAAGATAAGTATAACCTGTCATGGCAGATCGTTCCCACTGTTTTGGAGGAGTTCATGAATGACCCTGACCCTGAAAAATCCCAGAGAGTAATGCAGGCCCTGATGCAGATGAATAAACTGGATATAAAGAAACTAAAACAGGCACATAACGAGCAATAA
- a CDS encoding UbiA family prenyltransferase, giving the protein MNPYLEILRPGNAIMAVIAIFLMAVISGKFTLEALMAAVVVFVVTGAGNSINDYFDHKIDAINKPERPIPSGRISLKTALIYSISLFVLGIILAFLINLLLGIIALLSSILMVFYARDLKTKCLIGNLSISFLTGLCFVFGGIAVNEILVSIYLGFFAFLMTMAREIVKDMEDVEGDKLEGAATLPILHGMRISSVLAAIFMILASVGSPLLYFMGIFSIFYLPVLCLAIVIFLYCAISILKDQSSENAGKVSKRIKLGMTITFVAFAVGSPFLATLL; this is encoded by the coding sequence ATGAACCCCTATCTGGAGATATTGAGACCTGGAAATGCAATCATGGCAGTAATTGCCATTTTTTTAATGGCAGTGATCAGTGGTAAATTCACATTAGAAGCCTTGATGGCTGCGGTGGTGGTTTTTGTAGTTACCGGGGCAGGTAACAGTATCAATGATTATTTTGATCATAAAATTGATGCAATAAACAAACCAGAACGGCCCATTCCTTCAGGACGAATTTCTCTAAAAACAGCATTAATCTACTCAATTTCACTATTTGTCCTGGGAATAATCCTGGCATTCCTTATAAACTTGTTATTGGGGATAATTGCACTTTTGAGTTCTATTTTAATGGTTTTTTATGCCCGTGATCTTAAAACAAAATGTTTAATTGGAAACCTGAGTATTTCATTTTTAACTGGGTTATGTTTTGTTTTTGGGGGCATAGCTGTTAATGAAATATTAGTCTCTATTTATCTGGGTTTCTTTGCCTTCCTGATGACCATGGCCCGGGAGATCGTCAAGGATATGGAAGATGTGGAAGGGGATAAACTGGAGGGTGCTGCAACACTTCCCATACTCCACGGCATGAGAATTTCCTCTGTTCTGGCAGCAATTTTCATGATATTAGCTAGTGTAGGAAGTCCTTTGTTATATTTCATGGGCATTTTCAGCATCTTTTATTTACCAGTACTGTGTTTGGCCATTGTAATTTTCCTGTACTGTGCAATTTCCATATTAAAGGATCAATCCTCTGAAAATGCAGGTAAAGTATCTAAAAGAATTAAATTAGGCATGACCATAACATTTGTGGCATTTGCAGTGGGATCTCCATTTTTAGCAACACTACTGTAA